In the genome of Sorangium aterium, one region contains:
- a CDS encoding GNAT family N-acetyltransferase, translated as MILEMPAFTLRPWAAVDVDALVKNANDRRVWANLRDRFPHPYTREDAEGWIAHCAANARPGEGLAIVVAGEAAGGIGLERLDDVHRHSAELGYWLGASYWGRGLATEAVIALTRYGFEQLGLERVQAGVFDWNGASARVLEKAGYAFEARMRRHVVKDGRVGDVLLYARVREGALAGGQP; from the coding sequence ATGATCCTCGAGATGCCCGCGTTCACCCTGCGTCCCTGGGCTGCGGTCGACGTCGACGCGCTCGTGAAGAACGCGAACGACCGCCGCGTCTGGGCGAACCTCCGCGATCGCTTCCCGCACCCGTACACGCGCGAGGACGCCGAGGGCTGGATCGCGCACTGCGCGGCGAACGCGCGGCCCGGCGAGGGCCTGGCGATCGTCGTCGCCGGCGAGGCGGCCGGCGGCATCGGCCTCGAGCGCCTCGACGACGTGCACCGGCACAGCGCGGAGCTCGGCTACTGGCTCGGCGCGTCCTACTGGGGCCGCGGGCTGGCGACCGAGGCGGTGATCGCGCTGACGCGGTACGGCTTCGAGCAGCTGGGCCTCGAGCGCGTCCAGGCGGGGGTCTTCGACTGGAACGGGGCGTCCGCCCGCGTGCTCGAGAAGGCGGGCTACGCGTTCGAGGCGCGGATGCGCCGCCACGTCGTGAAGGACGGGCGGGTGGGTGACGTGCTGCTCTACGCGCGCGTCCGGGAGGGCGCGCTGGCCGGCGGGCAGCCGTGA
- a CDS encoding DUF3943 domain-containing protein, with product MAPIRLCAAASLAVLVSACAGRTTAVPPAESALPPSLPAPLQERAPAAGEPQAWPRAAAAEAVEPLWAPPIVHTLAVLTVTRSVEAALWPDPFADFRVERWGYHYGEALTKPPLFDAAQPAFRWDHDPWTINVVGHGLLGSEMYLRARICRFGAPAAVAFAVAGTHLWEYGYEANGVRPSALDLVYTPLAGVLLGELRYATWRAAGSIESAPARLIVRALMDPFGEIERGAGVSGC from the coding sequence ATGGCCCCGATCCGCCTGTGCGCCGCCGCTTCCCTCGCCGTCCTGGTCTCCGCGTGCGCTGGCCGGACCACGGCGGTTCCTCCGGCCGAGTCGGCCTTACCGCCGAGCCTCCCGGCCCCGTTGCAGGAGCGCGCGCCTGCCGCGGGGGAGCCCCAGGCGTGGCCGCGCGCCGCCGCGGCCGAGGCCGTGGAGCCCCTCTGGGCGCCGCCGATCGTGCACACCCTGGCCGTGCTCACGGTGACCCGCAGCGTGGAGGCGGCGCTGTGGCCCGACCCCTTCGCCGACTTTCGCGTGGAGCGATGGGGATACCACTATGGCGAGGCGCTCACGAAGCCGCCGCTCTTCGACGCCGCTCAGCCCGCCTTCCGGTGGGATCACGACCCGTGGACGATCAACGTGGTCGGCCACGGCCTGCTCGGGAGCGAGATGTACCTCAGGGCGCGGATATGCCGCTTCGGCGCCCCGGCCGCGGTCGCGTTCGCCGTCGCCGGCACCCACCTCTGGGAGTACGGCTACGAGGCCAACGGCGTCCGGCCCTCGGCGCTCGATCTCGTCTATACGCCGCTCGCGGGCGTCCTCCTGGGCGAGCTCCGGTACGCGACCTGGCGCGCGGCAGGGAGCATCGAGAGCGCGCCCGCGCGCCTGATCGTGCGCGCCCTCATGGACCCGTTCGGCGAGATCGAGCGGGGTGCCGGGGTCTCCGGCTGCTGA
- a CDS encoding TetR/AcrR family transcriptional regulator → MGELRESKKRETRQRISDVATAMFFARGFDAVTVEEIAAVANVSKMTVFNYFARKEDLFLDREDEVKLLLREAISGRAQGQSPIDALRRLVDRLCEQRHPFARIDGRTVGWWRVVAASPSLKARLREMGDEVVEGLAVDLAGPKPDGLARLVAGMVVLTWRTAYAEAIRVFERGGSAKKANAAFIALIDHGFAAVHGMAASSSWQTTG, encoded by the coding sequence ATGGGCGAGCTCCGCGAAAGCAAGAAGCGCGAGACCAGGCAGCGGATCTCCGACGTCGCGACGGCGATGTTCTTCGCGCGCGGCTTCGACGCGGTGACGGTCGAGGAGATCGCCGCCGTCGCAAATGTCTCCAAGATGACGGTGTTCAACTACTTCGCGCGCAAGGAGGACCTCTTCCTGGATCGCGAGGACGAGGTGAAGCTGCTCTTGCGCGAGGCAATCAGCGGGAGGGCGCAGGGGCAATCGCCGATCGACGCGCTCCGCCGGCTCGTCGACAGGCTGTGCGAGCAGAGGCATCCGTTCGCTCGCATCGACGGCCGAACGGTCGGCTGGTGGCGCGTCGTTGCGGCGAGCCCGTCGCTCAAGGCGCGCCTCCGCGAGATGGGGGACGAGGTGGTCGAGGGGCTCGCGGTCGATCTCGCTGGTCCGAAGCCCGATGGCCTCGCGCGGCTCGTCGCCGGCATGGTCGTGCTGACGTGGCGCACGGCTTACGCCGAAGCGATCCGCGTGTTCGAGCGCGGAGGCTCGGCGAAGAAGGCGAACGCTGCGTTCATCGCGTTGATCGATCACGGCTTCGCGGCCGTTCACGGGATGGCGGCGAGCTCGAGCTGGCAGACGACCGGATGA
- a CDS encoding substrate-binding domain-containing protein translates to MTERAANRVRERREARGLSQVALAERARLTRQSVGAIEAGRATPAVDVALRLASALDCSVEDLFGEPSAAADLATETDAPAALGRAAVARIADRWVSYPLERDAVRMAADGIVTGERRGRAVVEPLRALAEVEENVVVMGCAAGLGLLADRLNTRPGPGRFLWFPRSSTAALQALARQRTHVAGVHLVDARTGEANVADVRRLGHADPIVLITLARWEAGLIVRREDADRIRGAADLGLPGLRLAGREAGAGAQRLLEREVRGHGLPLELARRPHLRVAGHLDVARAVAMGAADTGVATRDAAMAFGLGFVPLAEERYDLAVPREGLDDGRVQRLLDVLVSGEFRRELSALAYDARRAGERVAEVRAA, encoded by the coding sequence ATGACGGAGCGAGCGGCGAACCGGGTTCGCGAGCGGCGCGAGGCGCGCGGGCTGTCCCAGGTGGCGCTCGCCGAGCGCGCCCGCCTCACGAGGCAGAGCGTGGGCGCCATCGAGGCGGGCCGCGCGACCCCGGCGGTCGACGTCGCGCTGCGCCTCGCGAGCGCCCTCGACTGCTCGGTCGAGGACCTCTTCGGGGAGCCGAGCGCGGCGGCGGATCTCGCGACCGAGACCGACGCTCCGGCGGCGCTGGGCCGCGCTGCGGTCGCGCGCATCGCGGATCGCTGGGTCTCCTACCCGCTCGAGCGGGACGCGGTGCGGATGGCGGCGGACGGCATCGTGACCGGCGAGCGGCGCGGGAGGGCCGTCGTCGAGCCTCTCCGGGCGCTCGCCGAGGTCGAGGAGAACGTCGTCGTGATGGGCTGCGCGGCCGGCCTCGGGCTGCTCGCCGACCGCCTCAACACGAGGCCCGGGCCGGGGCGGTTCCTCTGGTTCCCCCGCTCGAGCACCGCGGCCCTCCAGGCGCTGGCCCGGCAGCGGACCCACGTCGCGGGCGTGCACCTCGTCGACGCGCGCACCGGCGAGGCGAACGTCGCCGACGTCCGCCGGCTCGGGCACGCCGATCCGATCGTCCTCATCACGCTGGCGCGCTGGGAGGCGGGCCTCATCGTTCGCCGCGAGGACGCGGACCGCATCCGCGGCGCGGCCGACCTCGGCCTCCCCGGCCTGCGCCTCGCCGGCCGCGAGGCGGGCGCCGGCGCCCAGCGGCTCCTCGAGCGCGAGGTGCGCGGCCACGGGCTGCCGCTCGAGCTCGCCCGCAGGCCGCACCTGCGGGTCGCCGGCCACCTCGACGTCGCGCGCGCCGTGGCGATGGGCGCGGCGGACACCGGCGTCGCGACGCGCGACGCGGCGATGGCGTTCGGGCTCGGCTTCGTGCCCCTGGCCGAGGAGCGTTACGACCTCGCGGTCCCGCGCGAGGGGCTCGACGACGGCAGGGTGCAGCGCCTGCTCGACGTCCTCGTCTCAGGGGAGTTCCGCCGCGAGCTCTCGGCGCTCGCCTACGACGCTCGCCGGGCGGGCGAGCGGGTCGCCGAGGTGCGAGCGGCATGA
- a CDS encoding sensor histidine kinase: protein MPTRTSFEATARMGYAILTLLLALGMAFSVRRFSSVAEAQIDRLRAKEHEITLVERLGWSSELIVSEGRGYLISGDPELLEQAKIARARFGEHVRALRDHALSPTGLQRVAEVEQAARRLVRTQEELLAARQRTEEVGELVRRFDEELRPLHRDLEGSLARLVDHKQALLKQLYDDAKAERARLEVWLDGLLGLLVVAGLGIAWYFTKLLGGPYHKAREARDAARLALAARDELMGIVAHDLRNPLGAIALKAALLRRGADSERTRQQAESIEHVSLRMEHLIRTMLDVTTMQASTFSVTPKPCAVEDLLHETMEMFGPLSESKQVRFEQSLKEPGLVIRAEWERVLQVLSNLVGNALKFTPQSGQVTLSVDRDGAMARFAVLDSGPGIPSQNLTSIFERFWKDETPGKKGTGLGLYIAKGIVDAHGGRIWVESEVGQGARFYFTLPIAEAAGHEAAEAPAPPAKGDDRPRG from the coding sequence ATGCCGACGCGGACGAGCTTCGAGGCCACGGCGAGGATGGGCTACGCCATCCTCACCCTGCTCCTGGCGCTCGGCATGGCGTTCTCGGTGCGGCGCTTCTCGTCCGTGGCCGAGGCTCAGATCGATCGGCTACGCGCCAAAGAGCACGAGATCACGCTCGTGGAGCGGCTCGGGTGGAGCAGCGAGCTCATCGTGTCCGAGGGCAGGGGCTACCTCATCTCCGGCGATCCGGAGCTCCTCGAGCAGGCGAAGATCGCCAGGGCGCGCTTCGGCGAGCACGTCAGGGCGCTCCGCGACCATGCGCTCAGCCCGACCGGTCTCCAGCGGGTGGCCGAGGTCGAGCAGGCGGCCAGGCGCCTCGTCCGGACGCAGGAAGAGCTGCTCGCCGCCCGGCAGCGGACCGAGGAAGTGGGCGAGCTCGTGCGTCGGTTCGATGAGGAGCTGAGGCCGCTTCACCGCGATCTCGAGGGCTCCCTCGCCCGCCTCGTCGACCACAAGCAAGCCCTCCTCAAGCAGCTCTACGACGACGCGAAGGCGGAGCGAGCCCGGCTGGAGGTGTGGCTCGATGGCCTGCTGGGCTTGCTGGTCGTGGCCGGCCTGGGGATCGCCTGGTACTTCACGAAGCTCCTCGGCGGCCCGTACCACAAGGCGCGGGAGGCGCGCGACGCCGCGCGCCTGGCGCTGGCGGCCCGCGACGAGCTCATGGGCATCGTGGCCCACGATCTGCGCAACCCGCTCGGCGCCATCGCGCTGAAGGCCGCGCTGCTGCGGAGGGGAGCCGACTCCGAGCGGACACGGCAGCAAGCGGAGTCGATCGAGCACGTCTCCCTGCGGATGGAGCACCTCATCAGGACCATGCTCGACGTGACGACGATGCAAGCCTCCACGTTCTCGGTGACGCCGAAGCCGTGCGCGGTGGAGGACCTCCTGCACGAGACCATGGAGATGTTCGGGCCGCTCTCCGAGTCGAAGCAGGTCCGGTTCGAGCAGTCCCTGAAGGAGCCCGGGCTCGTGATCCGCGCGGAGTGGGAGCGCGTGCTCCAGGTGCTGTCGAACCTCGTCGGGAACGCGCTGAAATTCACGCCCCAGAGCGGCCAGGTGACCCTCTCGGTGGACCGGGACGGGGCGATGGCCCGCTTCGCGGTCCTCGACTCGGGGCCAGGGATCCCCTCCCAGAACCTCACGAGCATCTTCGAGCGGTTCTGGAAGGACGAGACGCCCGGGAAGAAGGGCACCGGCCTGGGGCTCTACATCGCCAAGGGGATCGTCGACGCGCACGGCGGCCGCATCTGGGTGGAGAGCGAGGTCGGGCAGGGCGCCCGGTTCTACTTCACGCTCCCGATCGCCGAGGCGGCGGGACACGAGGCGGCCGAGGCGCCGGCGCCGCCAGCGAAAGGCGACGACCGCCCGCGCGGGTGA
- a CDS encoding FAD-dependent monooxygenase gives MIHDVVIVGAGPVGLFLSIELATAGVKPLVLERLVEPDRMIKAAGVGAVAAEALERRGLARALEDERRAVMALMMPALKARFGPGPVRRPGGHFSGLFLIDGSLQRDPERHMRLVPQEALEKILSARAAELGIEIRRGVTVEGFERGDDGVTVQTSAGPLSAKYLVGCDGGRSRVRKLAGFEFPGTDPTITGYQAVVELDTPEKLGTGWHRTPRGLVASGPMPGRVFTAEFNGPPPHRDAPITQAEFEAAIQRVSGTDVKILSMTMATRWTDNARQATTYRMGRVFLAGDAAHVHSPFGGQGLNLGLVDAANLGFKLAAAVKGREHLLDSYTAERHPVAASVLENTRAQVALMRPDPLTSALRTIVSDLMKLPEGNRYFGEMLTGVGIRYDLGDDDPLVGTLAKDQLLTLEGGSEDRLYALMERGGGLFISPSERSLPHDVHHARTKDGPSMLVRPDGCIAWTDASSKSLDDALARWF, from the coding sequence ATGATTCACGATGTGGTCATCGTAGGCGCTGGCCCGGTAGGGCTTTTCCTCTCGATCGAGCTCGCGACCGCGGGCGTGAAGCCGCTCGTGCTGGAGCGGCTCGTGGAGCCCGACCGCATGATCAAGGCCGCCGGGGTCGGCGCGGTGGCAGCCGAGGCGCTGGAACGACGCGGGCTCGCGCGCGCGCTCGAGGACGAGCGCCGTGCCGTCATGGCGCTGATGATGCCGGCGCTGAAGGCGCGCTTCGGCCCTGGACCGGTGAGGAGGCCGGGAGGCCATTTCTCTGGCCTGTTCTTGATCGATGGGAGCCTCCAGCGCGACCCGGAGCGCCACATGCGCCTCGTGCCGCAGGAGGCGCTCGAGAAGATCCTGAGCGCGCGCGCGGCGGAGCTCGGGATCGAAATCCGTCGCGGCGTCACGGTGGAAGGCTTCGAGCGGGGCGACGACGGCGTGACCGTGCAGACGAGCGCGGGCCCCCTGAGCGCGAAGTACCTCGTCGGCTGCGACGGCGGCCGGAGCCGCGTCCGCAAGCTCGCCGGCTTCGAGTTCCCCGGAACGGATCCGACCATCACCGGCTATCAGGCTGTCGTCGAGCTCGATACGCCCGAGAAGCTCGGGACCGGTTGGCACCGAACGCCGCGCGGCCTCGTCGCGTCCGGACCGATGCCGGGGCGCGTCTTCACGGCGGAGTTCAACGGGCCGCCGCCCCATCGGGATGCGCCGATCACGCAAGCCGAGTTCGAGGCGGCGATCCAGCGCGTGAGCGGCACCGACGTCAAGATCCTGTCGATGACGATGGCGACGCGCTGGACCGACAACGCGCGGCAGGCGACGACCTACCGGATGGGCCGCGTCTTTCTCGCCGGTGACGCCGCGCACGTCCACTCGCCCTTCGGCGGCCAAGGCTTGAACCTCGGCCTCGTCGACGCCGCGAACCTTGGCTTCAAGCTCGCCGCGGCGGTGAAGGGGCGCGAGCATCTCCTCGACTCGTACACCGCCGAGCGCCATCCCGTGGCTGCGAGCGTCCTCGAAAATACCCGCGCTCAAGTCGCGCTGATGCGCCCTGACCCGCTCACGAGCGCGCTCCGCACCATCGTGAGCGACCTGATGAAGCTGCCTGAAGGCAATCGCTACTTCGGCGAGATGCTCACGGGCGTCGGCATTCGTTACGACCTCGGCGACGACGACCCGCTCGTCGGCACCCTCGCGAAGGACCAGCTCCTCACGCTCGAAGGCGGCAGCGAAGACCGGCTCTACGCGCTGATGGAGAGAGGCGGCGGCCTCTTCATCTCCCCTTCGGAGCGTTCACTCCCGCACGACGTGCACCACGCACGCACCAAGGACGGCCCGTCGATGCTCGTCCGCCCGGATGGCTGCATCGCGTGGACAGACGCGTCATCGAAGTCGCTCGACGACGCGCTCGCGCGCTGGTTCTGA
- a CDS encoding ATP phosphoribosyltransferase regulatory subunit, whose product MPTAHDDPTTPSTAPSRRPLEGDKTGELSSRIARRAAEEHPGQPLDRLLAEELPGNELTTLLLHCLRRRALRRSFADVLDHAERAPMTHASTADARRLHALDAAAYAAAAGFEAVDLAPIGPLGATACAGVEPNNVLATVRFAEVAADPTTGLALHAARRRRGTRGGEPLRFCASQRVLRMQPTTQPGFTPHFRLFALATAARSPARGEDDACERRALLEHLLVWADLVRALPHAGFRAAGLRVVLSDTSLVRASLGARGVDADAMTRRAKAHEPGSSEAALREAAVDLPRRAADVVEAARSLGLGPELIARAERWVAEVSEPLTRARPEVEVAYDLARLQGLGYYAGPFIQLIIRRDDGLELPIGDGGALSWLGALLSNRRERMVATGVGSEILVKLFDRSEARAGEARPEGATP is encoded by the coding sequence ATGCCCACCGCCCATGACGACCCCACGACGCCGTCAACCGCTCCCTCGCGGCGACCGCTCGAAGGCGACAAGACGGGCGAGCTCTCGTCGCGCATCGCCCGCCGCGCGGCCGAGGAGCACCCCGGCCAGCCGCTCGATCGGCTCCTCGCCGAGGAGCTCCCGGGCAACGAGCTGACCACGCTCCTGCTCCATTGCCTGCGCCGGCGCGCGCTGCGGCGGAGCTTCGCCGACGTCCTCGACCACGCGGAGCGCGCGCCCATGACGCACGCCTCGACGGCGGACGCCCGGCGGCTGCACGCCCTCGACGCGGCGGCGTACGCGGCGGCGGCGGGCTTCGAGGCGGTGGATCTCGCCCCGATCGGGCCCCTTGGCGCCACCGCGTGCGCGGGCGTCGAGCCGAACAACGTGCTCGCGACGGTCCGCTTCGCCGAGGTCGCCGCGGATCCCACGACGGGCCTCGCGCTGCACGCCGCGCGGCGCCGGCGCGGGACGCGGGGCGGCGAGCCGCTGCGGTTCTGCGCGAGCCAGCGCGTCCTGCGCATGCAGCCCACGACCCAGCCGGGCTTCACGCCGCACTTCCGCCTGTTCGCCCTCGCGACGGCGGCCCGCTCGCCGGCGCGGGGCGAGGACGACGCGTGCGAGCGGCGCGCCCTGCTGGAGCACCTCCTCGTCTGGGCCGACCTGGTCCGCGCGCTGCCGCACGCGGGCTTTCGCGCCGCGGGGCTGCGCGTCGTGCTCTCCGACACGTCGCTGGTCCGCGCGAGCCTCGGCGCGCGCGGCGTCGACGCGGACGCGATGACGCGGCGGGCGAAGGCGCACGAGCCCGGGTCGTCCGAGGCGGCCCTGCGCGAGGCCGCCGTCGATCTGCCGCGGCGCGCGGCGGATGTCGTGGAGGCCGCGCGGTCCCTCGGCCTCGGCCCCGAGCTCATCGCGCGCGCCGAGCGCTGGGTCGCCGAGGTGAGCGAGCCGCTCACCCGCGCGCGGCCGGAGGTCGAGGTCGCCTACGATCTCGCGCGGCTGCAGGGGCTCGGCTACTACGCCGGGCCGTTCATCCAGCTCATCATCCGGCGGGACGACGGCCTCGAGCTCCCGATCGGGGACGGCGGCGCCTTATCGTGGCTCGGCGCGCTGCTCTCGAACCGGCGCGAGCGGATGGTCGCGACCGGCGTCGGGAGCGAGATCCTCGTGAAGCTCTTCGATCGATCGGAGGCTCGGGCCGGCGAGGCTCGACCGGAAGGAGCGACCCCATGA
- the pdxR gene encoding MocR-like pyridoxine biosynthesis transcription factor PdxR, whose translation MVPARSTSQAAHAFLHLQRGAPATLAAQLVEQLRRAVLDGVLQPDHLLPSSRELARELGVSRNTAAAAYEALAADGTIVVRPRRAPVVAHVPARAGWQGAARAQPAASAPRLSKSARRLAAVVPPDKLDALLESRARSRPFGVGLPDLDLLPWRIFERCLARRVRSMSAADALDHDPRGAPLLRRAVLHHIAVARGVRATVDQVFITEGSQAAVDLCCRALLDPGDAAWVEDPGPLALRAAVRMAGARPIPIPVDDDGLRVHVGAHRRRGAPRARAAFVSPAYAFPSGARLTLPRRIELLSWAARAGAVVVEIDYEGELRFDGTPLPSLLSLDLEGVKDRVFHVGTFSRSLFPGLRLGFMIVPPALVRAVAAVRAASTRSPPYLLQAALADFIDEGHFARHLRKLKQATRRRRDLLLAELGLLLPSAVRARVPAGGSVLTLDLPAGADDVAIVQALAARGVDAQPLSRSTAARASARAPRAPGLILGFGAHSESALRDAARTLAAVVVGAIGAGEPR comes from the coding sequence ATGGTGCCAGCGCGCTCCACCTCTCAGGCCGCCCACGCCTTCCTCCACCTGCAGCGCGGCGCGCCGGCGACGCTGGCCGCCCAGCTCGTGGAGCAGCTGCGCCGCGCCGTGCTCGACGGTGTCCTCCAGCCGGATCACCTGCTCCCGTCGTCCCGCGAGCTCGCGCGGGAGCTCGGCGTGTCGCGCAACACGGCGGCGGCGGCGTACGAGGCGCTGGCCGCGGACGGCACCATCGTGGTCCGCCCCCGGCGGGCGCCTGTCGTCGCCCACGTGCCGGCGCGCGCGGGGTGGCAGGGCGCCGCCCGCGCCCAGCCCGCGGCCTCCGCGCCGCGCCTGTCGAAGAGCGCGCGGCGCCTCGCGGCGGTGGTGCCCCCCGACAAGCTCGACGCGCTCCTCGAGAGCCGCGCCCGTTCGCGCCCGTTCGGGGTTGGCCTGCCGGACCTCGATCTGCTCCCGTGGCGCATCTTCGAGCGGTGCCTCGCGCGCCGCGTCCGCTCGATGTCGGCGGCCGACGCGCTCGACCACGATCCGCGGGGCGCGCCGCTGCTCCGGCGCGCCGTGCTCCACCACATCGCGGTGGCCCGCGGCGTGCGCGCGACGGTCGACCAGGTGTTCATCACGGAGGGATCCCAGGCCGCGGTGGACCTGTGCTGCCGCGCGCTGCTCGACCCGGGCGACGCCGCCTGGGTCGAGGACCCGGGGCCGCTCGCCCTCCGCGCGGCGGTGCGCATGGCGGGCGCGCGGCCGATCCCGATCCCTGTCGACGACGACGGGCTCCGGGTGCACGTCGGCGCGCATCGGCGTCGGGGCGCGCCGCGCGCGCGGGCCGCCTTCGTGTCGCCGGCCTACGCGTTCCCCTCCGGCGCGCGGCTCACGCTGCCGCGGCGCATCGAGCTCCTGTCCTGGGCCGCCAGGGCGGGCGCCGTCGTCGTCGAGATCGACTACGAGGGCGAGCTGCGGTTCGACGGCACGCCGCTGCCCTCGCTCCTCAGCCTCGACCTCGAGGGCGTGAAGGATCGCGTGTTCCACGTGGGGACCTTCAGCCGCTCGCTGTTCCCGGGTCTGCGGCTCGGCTTCATGATCGTGCCGCCCGCGCTGGTGCGCGCCGTGGCCGCGGTGCGCGCGGCGTCGACGCGCTCGCCGCCTTACCTGCTGCAGGCCGCGCTCGCCGACTTCATCGACGAGGGCCACTTCGCGCGCCACCTCCGGAAGCTGAAGCAGGCGACGCGGCGCCGGCGCGACCTCCTGCTCGCGGAGCTCGGGCTGCTCTTGCCGAGCGCCGTCCGGGCGCGGGTGCCGGCGGGGGGCTCGGTGCTGACGCTCGACCTGCCCGCGGGCGCGGACGACGTCGCCATCGTCCAGGCGCTCGCGGCGCGTGGCGTCGACGCGCAGCCGCTCTCGCGCAGCACGGCGGCGCGCGCTTCGGCCCGCGCGCCGCGCGCGCCCGGGCTCATCCTGGGGTTCGGCGCGCACTCGGAGAGCGCGCTCCGGGACGCGGCGCGGACGCTGGCGGCCGTCGTGGTGGGGGCGATCGGGGCGGGCGAGCCGAGATGA